One Carassius carassius chromosome 20, fCarCar2.1, whole genome shotgun sequence DNA segment encodes these proteins:
- the rwdd3 gene encoding RWD domain-containing protein 3 → MSKEAYDEMSVLSAIYCEQNEFELLKESPERGIVYRIHALIERNNEKTPLALTFHICPDYPHTPPDVSITSSHLSRKQCQDLRLHLLETARSLPPEPMVHDLMLRLQENFSDLIKTSSCDSAEIRPESTEETWTALLHLDHMRSKAKYTKLIEKWASELCLTGRLFTGKPILILLQGRKENIKEYIHLQKTVKVDVDSSGKRCKEKMMSVLCEIPQPEKKLMSSFEVKDILSLEDLRREFDLIGLPELYKQFVCPLI, encoded by the exons ATGTCGAAGGAAGCGTATGATGAAATGTCCGTTTTATCTGCCATATACTGTGAACAGAACGAGTTCGAGCTGTTAAAAGAGTCAC CTGAGAGGGGAATCGTCTACCGCATACACGCACTGATTGAAAGAAACAATGAGAAGACACCACTAGCCCTTACATTCCACATCTGTCCTGACTACCCTCACACCCCTCCAGATGTCAGCATCACTTCCAGCCACTTGTCGAGAAAACAGTGTCAAGACCTGAGGCTGCATTTACTGGAAACAGCACGATCACTTCCACCAGAGCCCATGGTCCACGACTTAATGCTGAGGCTTCAGGAAAACTTCTCAGACTTGATCAAAACATCAAGCTGCGATTCAGCGGAGATCAGACCAGAATCTACAGAAGAAACCTGGACTGCTTTACTACATTTAGATCACATGAGGTCCAAAGCAAAATACACCAAACTGATCGAAAAATGGGCTTCAGAACTGTGTCTCACTGGGAGACTCTTTACAGGGAAGCCCATATTGATTCTTTTGCAAGGAAGAAAGGAAAATATTAAA GAATACATCCACCTTCAGAAGACGGTTAAAGTAGATGTTGACTCTTCAGGGAAACGCTGTAAGGAAAAGATGATGAGTGTCCTGTGTGAGATTCCACAGCCAGAGAAGAAACT GATGTCTTCATTTGAAGTAAAAGACATTTTATCACTTGAGGACCTCAGAAGGGAGTTTGATCTTATTGGACTGCCTGAGCTTTATAAGCAGTTTGTGTGCCCACTCATCTGA